A genomic segment from Legionella micdadei encodes:
- a CDS encoding DUF1189 family protein, with translation MVKGKKTLREIDRPFYHYWQALYHSFFNNELYVDVGKRWKGLGIGYLLLLMFVVTLPFALRVATDFNRFFVEDLVQPLQQLPTLYIQNGTVSLDKPMPYVVKNKYNQVVAIVDTTGTVKTIDKTYPFLSILITKDKLFYRFPSPQFFFNINNVQNPVSPIYVYPFNEHSNAVFDGKEWVKASGMSKLKLFFAILIYPTVALVFFAIFLIILLAFALMGQFIAKLFKFSITYKQSSRLTMVSITPFMAVLWILLTLGRFSNQYGFFMPLLFIAYFCYAVISLKRESQKLVVA, from the coding sequence ATGGTTAAGGGTAAGAAAACATTACGAGAAATCGATAGGCCTTTTTATCACTATTGGCAGGCTTTATACCATTCTTTTTTCAATAATGAGCTATATGTTGACGTTGGCAAGCGTTGGAAGGGATTAGGCATAGGCTATTTACTCTTATTGATGTTTGTTGTGACACTCCCTTTTGCACTACGTGTTGCGACGGATTTTAATCGCTTTTTTGTTGAAGACTTGGTGCAACCATTGCAGCAGTTGCCAACATTGTATATACAGAATGGTACCGTATCATTGGATAAACCAATGCCTTATGTTGTAAAAAATAAGTACAACCAGGTTGTCGCGATTGTCGATACTACTGGTACAGTAAAAACAATTGATAAAACCTACCCTTTTTTAAGTATACTTATCACCAAGGATAAGCTGTTTTACCGCTTTCCCTCTCCGCAATTTTTCTTCAATATAAACAATGTACAAAATCCAGTGAGCCCTATTTACGTGTATCCTTTTAACGAGCATAGTAATGCAGTCTTTGATGGGAAGGAGTGGGTTAAAGCCTCAGGAATGTCAAAATTGAAACTCTTTTTCGCTATTTTGATTTATCCTACGGTCGCTTTGGTCTTTTTTGCTATATTTCTAATCATATTACTAGCATTTGCTTTGATGGGGCAATTCATTGCCAAGCTATTTAAATTTTCAATCACCTACAAACAATCCAGCCGTCTAACTATGGTTAGCATTACTCCATTTATGGCTGTACTCTGGATTCTGTTGACTCTGGGACGATTTTCTAACCAATATGGCTTTTTCATGCCACTGCTTTTCATTGCTTATTTTTGTTATGCTGTCATATCACTTAAAAGAGAAAGCCAGAAACTGGTGGTTGCGTGA
- a CDS encoding NAD(P)H-quinone oxidoreductase, which yields MRYVAIDNPGPESRLIIKEQEVPSYEKDQLLIRVKAAGINRADLMQRQGKYPPPPGESPIPGLEIAGEVVAFGSRVKNFKIGDRVYGLVGSGGYADYCCMHHSLAAPIPDGWHFDYAAAIPEALITAHATVFSIGQIKQAQTLLIHAAGSGISSFAIQMAKHIGARVITTASNQEKIDKAKQLGAETVINYKKDDFAELISKETINLIVDFIGGSYFPKHLELLKTKGKLVQISCMQGHKVECNLATLMKKRLQIIGFVLRSQSIPEKAALWKSAQEHWSTSLLNKHIMPVIDSVFDFSEIELAHAQMQSSAHFGKIVIRMD from the coding sequence ATGCGTTATGTAGCTATCGATAATCCTGGACCCGAAAGTCGGTTAATCATAAAAGAACAAGAGGTACCAAGCTATGAAAAAGATCAACTCCTGATTCGAGTCAAAGCAGCCGGGATAAATCGTGCTGATTTAATGCAAAGGCAGGGTAAATACCCTCCACCGCCAGGTGAATCCCCCATTCCAGGGCTAGAAATCGCAGGCGAGGTAGTCGCATTTGGGAGTCGCGTCAAAAATTTTAAAATCGGTGATCGTGTTTATGGGTTGGTGGGAAGTGGAGGCTATGCTGATTATTGCTGCATGCACCACTCACTTGCTGCCCCCATCCCCGATGGCTGGCATTTTGATTATGCTGCAGCTATCCCGGAGGCCTTAATCACTGCTCATGCTACTGTATTTTCAATTGGCCAAATAAAACAAGCGCAAACACTACTGATACACGCCGCGGGGAGTGGTATTTCCTCTTTCGCTATTCAAATGGCAAAGCACATTGGTGCCCGAGTAATCACCACAGCAAGTAATCAGGAAAAAATTGATAAAGCCAAACAACTTGGTGCTGAGACTGTCATTAACTATAAAAAAGATGATTTTGCAGAACTAATCAGCAAAGAAACGATTAATTTAATTGTTGATTTTATCGGCGGGTCTTATTTCCCTAAACATTTGGAGCTGTTAAAGACAAAAGGCAAGCTGGTGCAAATCTCATGCATGCAAGGGCATAAAGTAGAATGTAATCTTGCAACTTTAATGAAAAAACGGCTGCAAATTATAGGTTTTGTCTTACGATCACAATCCATTCCTGAAAAAGCGGCGCTGTGGAAATCAGCCCAAGAACATTGGTCTACATCTTTACTCAATAAACATATTATGCCTGTCATCGATTCTGTATTTGACTTTTCTGAAATTGAACTAGCCCATGCACAGATGCAAAGCAGTGCACATTTCGGCAAAATTGTTATTCGCATGGATTAA
- a CDS encoding alpha/beta fold hydrolase has protein sequence MRELIHFAHGNGFPSPCYRQLLNGLQERYDCCFIDRIGHNPQFPVTENWHFLVDEVINSIKQQTNQPVIAVGHSLGGVLSLLGAIEQPSLFRAVIMLDSPLIGRFKSGMVRLAKALGIIDRVTPAARTRGRREYWQNRDQLIAYLRTRDLFKTFTEDCLQDYIDYGLEKTKDGYLLRFDRHIEYLIYRTIPHQLSEYEGKLSVPAVLIYGDKSSVVDRLDIRYMKKNYNISCYKIKGTHMFPMEYPAQVAKEILIRLDAILK, from the coding sequence GTGAGAGAGCTAATCCATTTTGCACATGGTAATGGATTTCCATCACCTTGCTACAGACAATTGCTTAATGGATTGCAAGAGCGTTATGACTGTTGCTTTATCGATCGTATCGGTCACAACCCGCAATTTCCAGTCACAGAAAATTGGCATTTTTTAGTGGATGAAGTAATTAACAGCATTAAACAGCAGACTAACCAGCCCGTTATTGCGGTGGGGCATTCTTTGGGTGGGGTGTTAAGTCTCCTCGGCGCAATAGAGCAGCCTTCTTTGTTCAGGGCAGTGATTATGCTTGATTCACCTCTCATTGGGCGCTTTAAATCGGGCATGGTGCGATTGGCTAAGGCTCTAGGCATCATCGATAGAGTGACACCTGCTGCCCGCACACGCGGTCGCAGAGAATATTGGCAAAATAGGGACCAACTTATTGCTTACCTAAGAACAAGAGATTTGTTTAAAACATTTACTGAGGATTGTTTACAAGATTATATCGATTATGGGTTGGAAAAAACAAAGGATGGTTACCTACTACGATTTGATCGCCATATCGAATACCTAATCTACCGGACAATACCTCATCAGTTATCGGAATATGAAGGAAAACTATCTGTTCCTGCAGTATTGATTTATGGTGATAAAAGCAGTGTCGTGGATAGGCTTGATATTCGTTACATGAAAAAAAATTACAACATATCGTGTTATAAAATAAAGGGTACACATATGTTCCCCATGGAGTATCCAGCTCAAGTTGCAAAAGAAATTCTAATCCGTTTGGATGCTATACTGAAATGA
- a CDS encoding SH3 domain-containing protein encodes MLIKSLLRSSISIALMFFYSLAFAIDVPIYDFPLESYSQNSNDYVPMNSDDYSASILTEHYQKLQLQQFYNHYYASDAQGLSPWSEQMVRSVLPIVKKIEQQILDDFNNQNKSPIERHYSENFKEKNQLWWNKIKRNMALEALESSSYNEEKKAIAVANTLARALPDAAPDFYHVSLPGQGFPFDNLQESAIWAGTPLYVFSTSQDKAWSLVLTPDAYFAWVKSNDIAYASHPFINQWQQAAQKNLVAITKTEASIVDSNDNYRFTGYVGAVFPLAQRNTRKTSIFIPVKNEHNQAVIKAAVVHSQDAEIMPLPASKKNLVKIIRQLKNRPYGWGSTFFFNDCSQEMKSIFTPFGIWLPRNSGAQGKLNSSLDLSQEDVDKRLAILKEKGHPLMTLIYIGGHVMLYVGNKKLNNQETEAVSYQNVWGLSPKSRDKRYVIGQSAYLPLLKYFPENPDINSQANATYFKLVYLDQLQTKPETPQSFSKQFMAKLEQPVNFSD; translated from the coding sequence ATGCTGATTAAAAGTCTTTTAAGATCATCTATCTCAATCGCATTAATGTTTTTTTATTCCTTGGCATTTGCGATTGATGTTCCTATCTATGATTTTCCCTTAGAGTCTTATAGTCAAAATAGCAATGACTACGTACCAATGAACAGCGACGATTATTCAGCATCTATTCTCACTGAGCATTATCAAAAACTCCAATTACAACAATTCTATAATCATTATTATGCTAGCGATGCCCAAGGACTGTCCCCGTGGAGTGAGCAGATGGTTAGGTCTGTCCTCCCTATCGTGAAAAAAATCGAGCAACAAATTTTAGACGATTTCAACAACCAAAATAAATCGCCCATCGAACGTCACTACTCAGAAAATTTTAAAGAAAAAAATCAACTTTGGTGGAATAAAATAAAACGCAACATGGCTTTGGAGGCTCTGGAAAGCAGTTCTTACAATGAAGAAAAAAAAGCCATCGCTGTAGCAAATACGCTGGCGCGCGCTTTACCAGATGCTGCACCTGATTTTTACCATGTTAGTCTACCTGGTCAGGGATTCCCTTTTGATAATTTACAAGAATCCGCCATTTGGGCTGGGACACCACTTTACGTCTTTAGTACTTCACAAGATAAAGCTTGGTCGTTAGTACTTACGCCTGATGCATATTTTGCCTGGGTAAAAAGCAATGATATTGCCTATGCCTCTCACCCTTTTATCAATCAATGGCAGCAAGCTGCGCAAAAAAATCTTGTTGCAATCACCAAGACCGAGGCAAGCATTGTTGATTCGAACGACAATTACCGTTTTACCGGATATGTCGGCGCAGTATTCCCTCTTGCCCAACGTAATACCCGCAAAACATCGATATTCATTCCTGTTAAAAATGAGCACAATCAAGCGGTAATTAAAGCCGCCGTTGTTCATTCTCAAGATGCTGAGATCATGCCCCTACCAGCTTCCAAAAAAAATCTAGTTAAAATAATTAGACAATTAAAAAATCGGCCCTACGGTTGGGGTAGTACCTTCTTCTTTAATGACTGCTCACAAGAGATGAAAAGCATTTTTACTCCATTTGGGATATGGTTGCCAAGAAATTCCGGAGCCCAAGGAAAATTAAATTCCTCGTTGGATTTATCTCAAGAGGATGTGGATAAGCGCCTAGCAATACTTAAAGAAAAAGGGCATCCATTAATGACCCTCATCTACATTGGCGGCCATGTTATGTTGTATGTTGGTAATAAAAAACTCAATAACCAAGAAACAGAAGCTGTAAGCTATCAAAATGTCTGGGGACTTTCGCCCAAAAGCCGAGACAAACGCTATGTAATAGGCCAATCTGCTTATCTTCCCCTTCTTAAATATTTCCCTGAAAATCCGGATATCAACTCTCAAGCAAATGCGACTTATTTTAAGCTAGTTTATCTGGATCAATTACAAACAAAGCCAGAAACACCTCAGTCGTTTTCAAAACAATTCATGGCCAAACTAGAACAGCCAGTTAATTTTAGTGATTAG
- a CDS encoding aminoacyl-tRNA deacylase, with translation MLSSSIKTYLDNHEVSYRTISHPRAYTALQCAQAAHIKGGNFAKSVVVKLDGKFVLVAIPAHIRLDLDQFKKEIHAKNAEIAHEYEFQDKFTDCEIGAIPLLGELYGMDVYLADSLAHKEWLAFNAGNHNELLKIKSEDFLNLVHPKTLSYC, from the coding sequence ATGTTAAGCTCAAGTATTAAAACCTATCTGGATAATCATGAGGTTAGCTACCGAACCATTAGCCACCCTAGAGCCTACACAGCATTACAATGTGCACAAGCCGCGCACATTAAAGGCGGCAATTTTGCCAAGTCAGTCGTTGTTAAATTGGACGGCAAATTTGTGTTAGTTGCAATTCCTGCCCATATCCGCCTGGATTTAGATCAGTTTAAAAAAGAGATCCACGCAAAAAACGCAGAGATTGCTCACGAATATGAATTTCAAGATAAGTTTACAGACTGCGAAATTGGCGCAATCCCGCTTCTGGGTGAGCTCTATGGGATGGATGTCTATCTTGCAGATAGCCTTGCTCATAAAGAATGGTTGGCCTTTAACGCTGGTAACCATAACGAGCTGCTCAAAATTAAAAGTGAAGATTTTTTAAATTTAGTGCATCCAAAAACGTTATCGTATTGTTAA
- a CDS encoding ABC transporter ATP-binding protein: MAMVNLVEVSKYHGQQLILDQINLHIDKGEFVAVVGPSGCGKSTLLRLVAGLDTVSSGKILINNQCVNDIPPAKRDMSMVFQSYALYPHMSVFDNMAYGLKMRGMKPNQIRQKVTEVAAVLQLSDYLTRKPAELSGGQRQRVAMGRAIVRSPAVFLFDEPLSNLDAKLRSEMRHEIKKLHRQFKTTSLYVTHDQIEAMTMASRILVLNKGKVEQIDSPQNLYQRPASLFVAGFIGHYPINFLPARINLNCQKVITDIGIELPLPKMSESLPCGEEVILGVRPEHLNIAPRNKEDAILVKVEYIDDMGADKLVQVVSQCGMARFAIRTSTDIEVIDNQLALELVVSKANLFHHKTGLRLGGWHG, translated from the coding sequence ATGGCAATGGTAAATTTAGTCGAAGTGAGCAAGTATCACGGCCAACAGCTTATTCTGGATCAAATCAACTTGCATATTGATAAAGGTGAGTTCGTTGCTGTCGTTGGGCCTTCAGGCTGCGGTAAATCAACGCTGCTTCGCTTGGTTGCAGGATTGGATACGGTTAGCAGTGGTAAAATTTTAATCAATAATCAGTGTGTCAATGATATTCCACCAGCAAAACGCGATATGTCCATGGTTTTTCAAAGTTATGCCCTTTATCCACATATGTCTGTTTTTGATAACATGGCTTATGGTTTAAAGATGCGAGGGATGAAACCGAATCAAATTCGACAAAAAGTCACTGAAGTGGCTGCTGTATTGCAATTAAGTGACTACTTAACGCGTAAGCCCGCAGAGCTCTCTGGCGGCCAACGTCAGCGTGTTGCGATGGGTAGGGCGATTGTCCGTTCTCCAGCCGTATTTCTATTTGATGAACCTTTATCAAATCTCGATGCAAAATTACGTAGCGAAATGCGCCATGAGATCAAAAAATTACATCGGCAATTCAAAACAACTTCGCTTTATGTAACCCACGATCAAATAGAAGCAATGACCATGGCCTCGAGGATCCTCGTTTTAAATAAAGGGAAAGTTGAGCAAATTGATTCGCCCCAAAATTTGTATCAGCGGCCTGCCTCCCTTTTTGTGGCTGGGTTTATCGGCCATTATCCAATTAATTTTTTACCAGCAAGAATCAATCTAAATTGCCAAAAAGTAATCACTGACATCGGTATTGAGCTACCATTACCTAAAATGTCCGAATCCCTTCCTTGTGGCGAGGAGGTGATTTTAGGGGTTAGACCTGAGCATTTGAACATTGCACCGAGAAATAAAGAAGACGCAATTTTAGTAAAAGTAGAATATATTGATGATATGGGTGCAGATAAATTGGTACAGGTTGTAAGTCAATGCGGTATGGCACGTTTTGCAATAAGGACATCAACGGATATTGAAGTGATTGATAACCAGCTCGCTCTGGAACTGGTTGTAAGTAAGGCAAATTTATTTCATCACAAGACTGGATTGCGTTTGGGAGGCTGGCATGGTTAA
- the ugpE gene encoding sn-glycerol-3-phosphate ABC transporter permease UgpE — MKFLKRLLAHGILICFIVFLFLPLYLALVAASHEGAAMMQAPLPIWPGTALFHNIKTVLTEGLVATGGQPIGQLLWNSFLMAGLIAVGKIIFALFSAFALVYFELPLKRFLFAIIFSTMMLPVEVRIVPTFQVVASFSWLNTFTGLTLPLMASATATFLFRQFFKTVPKELVEAAKLDGAGPVRFFVDILLPLSRTQISALFIILFVYGWNQYLWPLVITTETNMATIVMGIRYLAGVADQIPQWHYIMTVALIALLPPCLVVVTMQRWFEKGLTH; from the coding sequence ATGAAATTTTTAAAGCGATTACTTGCTCACGGCATATTAATTTGTTTTATTGTGTTTTTGTTCCTACCACTCTATTTAGCGCTTGTAGCTGCTAGCCATGAAGGAGCTGCAATGATGCAAGCGCCATTGCCTATATGGCCAGGTACAGCATTATTCCATAACATTAAGACAGTGCTTACGGAAGGGTTAGTGGCAACTGGAGGCCAACCCATTGGACAGTTATTATGGAATAGTTTTCTTATGGCTGGGTTAATTGCGGTAGGCAAGATCATTTTTGCCTTGTTTTCGGCCTTTGCTTTGGTTTATTTTGAACTACCGCTTAAACGATTTTTATTTGCCATTATTTTTTCAACAATGATGTTGCCAGTAGAGGTTCGTATTGTGCCTACTTTTCAGGTCGTTGCTTCTTTTTCTTGGCTAAATACGTTTACTGGGCTGACATTGCCTTTGATGGCTTCTGCAACTGCAACTTTTTTATTTAGACAATTTTTCAAAACAGTGCCTAAAGAGCTTGTTGAGGCAGCAAAATTGGATGGCGCGGGACCTGTACGATTTTTTGTTGACATTCTTTTACCTTTATCGAGAACGCAAATTTCCGCTTTATTTATTATTCTTTTTGTTTATGGTTGGAACCAATATCTCTGGCCCCTGGTCATTACAACTGAGACTAATATGGCTACGATTGTAATGGGGATTCGTTATTTAGCGGGGGTTGCCGATCAAATTCCACAATGGCATTACATCATGACGGTTGCACTGATTGCTTTGCTACCACCATGTTTAGTAGTGGTAACCATGCAACGCTGGTTTGAAAAGGGGTTAACGCATTAA
- a CDS encoding ABC transporter permease subunit has translation MVKYIKHKKLAIFFISFQLIITLLFFIWPACSALIQSAFFSDSFGLHHRFAALTNFLDLLQDPDYAKALWVTLLVAFAITLTTMSVGLLLSSLLQSRRKSQKIYKSLLLWPYAVAPAVAAILWRFLCQPTIGWIAQGLQVVGINFNYLTHANQALLVIIITASWQQFSYNFLFFFAALKAIPRSLIEAAILDGASAWRRFWQIIFPLLSPTTFFLLIMNLIYAFFDTFGIIDVMTHGGPGNSTTTLIYKVYKDGFVGMDPGGSSAQSVMLMLLVICLTLLQFRYLEKKVHYE, from the coding sequence ATGGTTAAATACATAAAGCATAAGAAACTAGCGATATTTTTTATTTCTTTTCAATTAATTATTACGCTTTTGTTTTTTATTTGGCCTGCTTGCTCCGCATTGATACAGTCCGCCTTTTTTAGCGATTCTTTTGGTTTACATCATCGCTTTGCTGCTTTAACCAATTTTCTTGATTTATTGCAAGATCCAGATTATGCCAAGGCATTATGGGTTACGTTGTTGGTCGCCTTTGCCATTACCTTAACTACAATGAGTGTAGGGCTGTTACTCTCATCACTTTTGCAGAGCCGCCGTAAAAGTCAAAAAATCTATAAATCTTTGCTATTGTGGCCTTATGCTGTTGCCCCTGCAGTGGCAGCCATTTTGTGGCGTTTTCTTTGCCAACCAACAATTGGATGGATTGCGCAAGGGTTGCAGGTCGTCGGGATTAATTTTAATTATCTTACCCATGCTAATCAGGCTTTACTTGTCATAATTATAACTGCAAGTTGGCAGCAGTTTAGCTATAATTTTCTGTTTTTCTTTGCAGCACTTAAGGCTATCCCTAGGTCCTTAATCGAGGCAGCAATTCTGGATGGTGCATCGGCATGGCGGCGTTTTTGGCAAATTATTTTCCCTCTCCTTTCCCCAACCACATTCTTTCTATTAATCATGAACTTAATTTATGCTTTTTTTGATACTTTCGGTATTATTGATGTTATGACACACGGTGGGCCAGGTAACAGCACTACAACACTAATTTATAAAGTGTATAAAGATGGCTTTGTGGGTATGGATCCAGGTGGCTCATCGGCACAATCAGTAATGTTGATGCTGTTAGTCATTTGCCTCACATTGCTCCAATTTCGCTACCTTGAAAAAAAGGTGCATTACGAATGA
- a CDS encoding acyl-CoA dehydrogenase, with amino-acid sequence MLQSLIVLAVVLGALLLITRQASVMVWTISYAIFALLVERYASPGFIAQFFLWAVFAVMVFSSIKPLRRNLLSRRLFAVISKAMPTMSATEREALEAGTVSWEGDLFSGSPDFNALLNTPIVKLTAEEQAFMDGPVNELCRMIDDWDITHVRTDMPPEMWQFLKEKGFFGMIIPKEYGGLDFSATAQVAILARIYGRSVTVGSTVSVPNSLGPAELLLKYGTKEQKEYYLPRLADGREIPCFALTGPNAGSDAASIPDKGIVCRQMVNGQDVLGIRLTWNKRYITLCPVATVIGLAFRLFDPENLLGKGHDVGISCALIPANTPGVVKGRRHFPLNTGFLNGPTQGKDVFVPIDSLIGGPVMAGHGWRMLMECLSAGRAISLPSSSTGGTQAGALASGAYARIRKQFNQSIANFEGIEEPLARIAANAYIIDAGLTMTAAAIDHGAKPSVAGAILKFNTTERARQVVMDAMDIHGGKGICLGPNNYLGRGYQNTPIGITVEGANILTRNLIIFGQGAIRCHPYVFRELESVRENNLHNFDEAFWGHAAFVLANLTKSLIFALTDARLTKTPVSSAKRYYQLVHRYSTNLAFLADFSMVVLGGELKRKEMISARLGDVLSKLYLASAVLKRFHDDGEPLDDFTLVEWCCQQLMHECECAIQGVIANFPMRWARIVLKVFLQPFGNKRHQPSDKLSQKVAHLLTEPNSTRTRLTRFVFAEPLPNCPLGRLEEAFLKLCAVEGLEKKVSQAIREGVLHSLTLLEQIDEAERAGILDSKQAQQLKDAEYARQEIIAVDDFADDELRRQPMDNSNKKGKASQHDDLATETV; translated from the coding sequence GTGTTACAAAGTCTGATCGTTCTGGCAGTTGTATTGGGAGCTCTCTTATTAATAACACGGCAAGCATCTGTTATGGTCTGGACGATCAGTTACGCGATTTTTGCCCTTTTGGTTGAGCGCTATGCTTCACCGGGCTTTATTGCCCAATTTTTCTTGTGGGCAGTGTTTGCCGTAATGGTTTTTAGTTCAATAAAGCCATTACGCAGAAATTTATTATCTCGCCGGCTTTTTGCTGTTATAAGCAAAGCGATGCCCACAATGTCTGCTACAGAGCGTGAGGCATTGGAAGCAGGAACAGTCAGCTGGGAAGGGGATTTGTTTAGTGGTTCGCCTGATTTTAATGCTTTGCTTAATACGCCGATAGTAAAACTTACCGCTGAAGAGCAAGCGTTCATGGATGGGCCAGTCAATGAGTTATGCCGAATGATCGACGATTGGGATATAACACATGTTCGTACGGATATGCCGCCGGAGATGTGGCAATTCCTTAAGGAAAAAGGTTTTTTTGGTATGATAATTCCTAAGGAATATGGCGGACTTGATTTTTCTGCCACTGCACAGGTGGCCATTTTAGCCCGAATTTATGGTCGCTCAGTAACGGTAGGAAGTACTGTTTCTGTTCCTAATTCGCTTGGACCTGCTGAATTACTCTTAAAATATGGCACCAAAGAGCAAAAAGAATATTATTTGCCCCGCTTAGCGGATGGACGGGAAATCCCTTGTTTTGCCTTGACTGGGCCAAATGCAGGATCAGATGCGGCTTCTATACCCGATAAAGGGATAGTCTGTCGGCAAATGGTTAATGGTCAGGATGTGCTAGGAATCCGCTTAACCTGGAATAAGCGTTATATTACTCTTTGTCCAGTAGCAACAGTCATTGGTTTGGCGTTTCGGCTTTTTGATCCTGAAAACCTTCTAGGGAAGGGACATGATGTAGGAATCAGCTGCGCTTTAATTCCTGCTAATACACCTGGCGTGGTTAAGGGGAGACGTCATTTTCCCTTAAATACTGGGTTTTTAAATGGCCCAACACAAGGTAAGGACGTGTTCGTTCCGATTGATAGTTTAATTGGTGGTCCAGTAATGGCTGGACATGGTTGGCGCATGCTGATGGAATGTTTAAGCGCAGGGCGTGCTATTTCATTACCATCCAGTTCGACAGGGGGTACACAAGCTGGGGCTCTAGCAAGTGGCGCTTATGCACGGATTCGTAAGCAATTTAATCAATCCATAGCAAATTTCGAAGGGATAGAAGAACCGCTGGCTCGTATTGCGGCAAATGCTTATATTATCGATGCTGGATTAACAATGACAGCGGCGGCAATTGATCACGGTGCTAAACCTTCGGTAGCGGGTGCAATATTAAAATTTAATACCACTGAACGCGCACGCCAAGTTGTGATGGATGCAATGGATATTCATGGTGGTAAGGGAATTTGTCTAGGTCCTAACAACTATTTGGGACGTGGTTATCAGAACACACCAATAGGAATTACTGTTGAGGGTGCAAATATCTTAACGCGCAATTTGATCATATTCGGTCAAGGAGCTATCCGTTGCCACCCTTACGTATTTCGTGAGTTAGAAAGCGTGAGAGAAAATAATCTCCATAATTTTGATGAAGCCTTCTGGGGACATGCTGCATTTGTTCTAGCTAATCTGACTAAGTCGCTTATTTTTGCATTAACCGATGCCCGATTGACCAAAACGCCTGTTAGTTCGGCAAAACGGTACTATCAGCTGGTGCATCGTTACAGCACGAATCTTGCTTTTCTAGCTGACTTTTCGATGGTTGTTTTGGGGGGTGAGTTGAAACGCAAAGAAATGATTTCGGCTCGTTTAGGCGATGTTTTGAGTAAGTTATATCTTGCTTCAGCCGTTCTAAAGCGTTTCCATGATGATGGTGAGCCTCTTGACGATTTCACCTTAGTCGAGTGGTGTTGTCAGCAATTAATGCACGAATGCGAATGTGCTATTCAGGGGGTCATCGCAAATTTCCCAATGCGTTGGGCTCGAATTGTTCTGAAAGTATTCTTACAACCATTTGGAAACAAGCGTCATCAACCATCGGATAAACTGAGCCAAAAAGTAGCCCATTTGCTAACTGAACCGAACAGTACTCGCACTCGATTAACACGCTTTGTGTTTGCAGAACCCTTACCCAATTGCCCACTTGGAAGATTGGAAGAGGCTTTCCTTAAACTTTGCGCTGTTGAAGGACTGGAAAAGAAAGTCAGTCAGGCAATCAGAGAAGGTGTATTGCACTCGCTCACCTTACTCGAACAAATTGATGAGGCTGAACGCGCAGGGATTCTTGATTCTAAGCAGGCGCAGCAATTAAAGGATGCAGAATACGCAAGACAGGAAATTATTGCGGTGGATGATTTTGCTGATGATGAATTACGTAGGCAGCCTATGGATAATTCAAATAAAAAGGGTAAAGCAAGTCAGCATGATGATTTAGCAACTGAGACGGTTTAG